The sequence below is a genomic window from Lolium perenne isolate Kyuss_39 chromosome 4, Kyuss_2.0, whole genome shotgun sequence.
TTGCTCAAGAATGGGGTAGATTAGTGCAACATTTTGTTCAAGGTGGTAGTGTTGGTGTCAAAgtgaatgatgatattggtcattatttccaaaCGAAAAAAGGCCTAAGGCAAGGGGATCCGCTGTCTCCAATGCTTTTTAATATTGTAGTGGATATGCTTGCCATCTTAATTGAGCGAGCCAAAGAAGATGGTCAGGTTGGAGGACTCATTTCACATTTGGTTGAGGGTGGTCTCTCTATactacaatatgctgatgatactataCTTTTTTTGGAGCATGACCTAAACAAAGCAGTTAATATGAAATTAATATTGTGTCTCTTTGAAGAATTATCGGGACTCaagattaattttcataagagtgagattttttgttttggcaaggcaaaggaggaggaggaacagtataaacagatctttggatgtgatgctggacAACTCCCCTTTAGATACTTAGGTATTCCAATCCATTACAAGAAACTCAAGAACTCTGAATGGTATCCGGTAGAAACAAGGTTTGAGAGTAAATTAGGGTGCTGGAAAGGGAAGttactatcctatggtgataggttagtGCTTATCAATTCAGTGCTAACTAGCttaccgatgtttatgttgtctttcctccaaatacctgttggggtaaggaaacgtttggactactatagatctagattcttttggcagtccgatgaaaacaaaagaaaataccgGCTTACAAAATGGAACATTGTGTGTCGACCTAAAGACCAGGGAGGCTTAGGTATTGAAGTCCTAGAGATCAAAAACAGATGTTTATTGAGTAAATGGTTGTTCAAGCTTCTTAATGAGGACGGGGTGTGGCAGGAATTGCTACAGAATAAATATCTGAGACATAAGACATTATCGGAGGTTGAGGCGAGACCTATTGACTCGCCTTTCTGGAAAGGACTTATGGAGGTCAAACAGGAGTTTTTTTCTAGGGGTGTTTTCAAGGTGGGTAATGGTAGCAATAACCGTTTTTGGGAAGATACCTGGTTAGGTAAGACTTCGTTGGCCCAACAGTACCCGTCACTTTATAATATTACTCACCATAAGAATGTCACGGTCGCACATGTTCTTGGTCAATCGCCTTTGAACATTACATTTCGAAGATTGTTAAATGGTAATAAGTGGTCTTCCTGGTTACAACTATGTCGGAAATTAATGATGGTGCATCTGAATGAAGACGACGACCGCTTCATTTGGAATTTGACATCAAATGGTGTGTTTACAGTAAAGTCgatgtatgaggatcttatgtGCGATCATACCCCCTTCTTGAGAAAATATTTATGGAAGGTTAAAATTCCGTTAAAAATTAAGATATTCATGTGGTTCTTGAGTAATAaggtgttgctaacaaaagataatctagctaaacgacattggaatgggtgtacaaaGTGTGTTTTCTGCGGGGAGCAGGAGACCATTCAACACCTTTTTATTGAATGCCCTTTAGCTAAACTCTTATGGCGTactgtgaattttacttatgctcttccacctcccaccaatattactaatatgtttggtaactggttgaatggagttgatagacaatctaaggcatttatccggattggggttgctgctttatgttggtctatttggaggagcaggaatgacataatttttaataaaaaaccttcctttcattttttgcaggttattcatatggtttcccattgggtccaactttgggccctactctctccggaggggcagcgggatgtcatggcttctggatgcacacggctcctgatggtcgctcaggatatcttgtgccaggctggttggcgtcATACTAGAAGACTATGTTGATTTATAGTCTTGCTATGTGTTTCTTTcgatggttgattcttgtatcaatcctCGATGATGAGTGATTTGTAAACAATTATACTTTGAATTTTTTCaataaaaggctgtgtgcatcatcatgatgcagaagccggggatgacccccatttcgaaaaaaatctaGTTCTGGGGCAGTATTTACTATTTAGACCTATGCCAAGCTCGTCACCAGTGAAGTAAGCATGACGTCTTGGTTCTTGGTGGACGACGACGCCATACTGATGAAGAAGGGTGAACATCATGTATAGACTGTTAAGGGCCGGTGGTCTGACCAGAATATAGTTGGCTTGCAGATTATATTTACACTTGTTTGCAGTTGAGCAACATGCAATTAGTTGTAATCAATTAAAAAAGATAGCTCTCATAATTTATCATCGTAGTGAATTCAGGTTACATTAGTTATTGATCAATCCATGATGCGTTGCGCGTCGTTTGCGAACCTCTATGCGGCGCGCGCAATGCCGGAGGTTCAACCTCCATTTCAAGAACAAACCTGTTGGTGGTTTTGGAAGAAATGAAGACTTTAGGCACTATTAAACCAGATGCAATACAAACTTCAGGCTCTGAATGCAAAAGCAATATCTGCAATTAACATATTGCCAAATATAGAAATCTTGATCGTGAGCTACATTATGATACAATGAGTAGTCTCAACCTCTTCTAATTCTAAGGATATACTGCTCTTAACTTGTTCAGCAACATAGTTGTAAGCGATTTAACATGAGGCCTCTTCCTACCTCGAGAGTGCCTTTGAATTCTATGCCCGCATTGACCTTCCCACGTCTTGGGCTCCGTTGTTAATATCCCTGACGGTGAAACCACCAGCTATCAGGCCTCCATGAAAAGATGATGTTGATACTGATGACTACGACCACAAGAGCAGTCAGTCCAGACCCATATGATGGTGTGCGGCGCCTAGATGACCCGCTACCAACAGGCACGGTGACAGGCACAGTTGTCTTATTGAGTTGCGAGCCTGCAAATAAAAATGAGTGTTCAAGATGTGGAAGTGTCAAGAAAAGAAGTATGATTATTTTGTTTGATAAAGAAATCTGTTTGATAAAGAAATCTGATCTTACAGTTGTAATTTACCCAACCCAATCGCATCTCTTCCAAGTCATAGAGGAATATCTTATCTCGTAGAACAAGATCTAACAAGAAAGAACCAATAAGATAGTAAACAAAATTCCAGGCCTTAGATGTCACCAGTGGATAATTCACCGTAATGAGTTCCTAGATCATTCAATGTGAGGCTAATATACTTATGATTTTTGCTAGTAAGAAAATGTCTGCGTGTACGAATAATTGATTTTTGTATTGGTCCGATATCAGGGGTTAAATAAACACAAGGTATCAAAGCTCATAATCACTCTCCCAAGAGTACATATGGATTGCTGATTATATTCACTACAGTTTCTACAGTTACTGAGATTAATTAATAGCTTAATTTCAAGCCATGATGAAACCAAATAGCAGATGTGGCTTATACTAGCTAGCTAATTTAGATAATGAGTAGATGACTAACCTCCGAGAATAGTTATATGCCGGTAAGCCTCGAGCTCCTTGCTCCttagaaaaccaatgcacattaAGCTTTCGTTGTCCTACAAACCATGACATGGTATTATTTGCATTTGACACAACTTACCGGAAGACATTTAACTAGATCAATATGCAATTGTGAAGAATTTGATAGGAGTAGGATCAGAAGGTTACTGGACTTGCGGAACCACCCTTCAACAAAAGATAGTTCGCTGGATCCACTGTCATTGGAGAACCACCCTCAAAATGTAGTGTCAATATTGGAAATAATGAGACATTGCTGGTGGAGTATAAACAGTACATTTAGCCAATTAACAAAACAAAGTGAAGGATATGAACTGGCAAATTTACTTGTGGAAAGGACTGACATTCTGGAAGATATAATGTAACATAGGTGCCCATTGATGAAATAAGAGCGTATAGATTGAGGGACTGCATTATCTATCTGTGAATAGAAAAATATTAAAGATTAGAACTATAGTGTCACAAGATCAGCTATTGGTTCTTCAACAATATGTGAATGAAATATCTCGTGTATATGAAGAACTCACTGCACTAATAACAGGATCATACACCCCATCTGCAAGGTATGATAATGATGTCCCAGAATCCACAAATGTTCCTTGTGTATTCGATGTTGTAAACAAGGAAGAATTGATGGAGACCTTTTGACCATTGACATCAATGCTCTTCATATTCAAGTTGTAACGAGCCCTGACCAGACATTGGTTCAAATAACAAATTCATCAAATAGCATTGGGAAAAGTAGAGTCCACATTAACACAAAAACTATTTATGTTGGTTGTCTCCGACCACAAAGATCAGCTTATTTTTTTGCGAAAAACAGGAAGGTTGAGGTAAAAAATATAAGTCTACACTTCATATTTGGAAATTAAACACTGGTAGTAATACTTAGTGCTGCCAAACTAAAACTTATGCGAATGAATTGAAATAACAAGCATACTCTAGCAAGATTACTAATGAAGACAATGGGATATTGATTGCCCAATCCACCATTTCTAAACTACATACTAGCCACCAAACACGGAACAGCATTATGGCAGCGAACAACATAATATTGACGCAGAATTCTGAATTTTAAAATATTCCATAATTTATGTAATTCCTTGAAAAAGACACTCACTGTGAAGGGACAAGTGGAGAAAATTCAATTCCAGGCTCCGCAACTGCTCCAAGAACAAGTATGCCACCACCATCTTGTGAGCTTGTCAAGCAATGTGAGAAGGCCTTAGGGGACACCCCTTGAGAGTTGAGTTGTAAGATGACAGATGGTGCATTCTTTCCAAATCCCATAATGCCATCTGTCTGTAGGTTACTTGACCGTGAGGTACTACATCTGTTTAGAAAAATTGTTACAACATGACACTACTTAGGTTAATGATGTATATTTTAGTTAAAGTTCCATTAGATGAAAATTATTAATGCCAACATTCTGAATTTACAACGTACATGACTGCAGGAAAACTATACCCGAATAAGACAGATGcggaagaacttgcaagctgCTCATTTCCCTTTCCCATGAcagtgtcgaaatgcatggtgtcAGAAACGTAGTACCCTGACGTGGCTGCATTACCATAAGCCACCTGGTAACCACATTGGTTTGTCGGAGAGTCCGAGGTTTGGCAGACCGAATGCCCTTCTTTGACGGCATCGATGCACCTATCATCAGCGCACGATATGTTGGATGTCGTGGAAGAAGAGCTGGGCCTGTAGAACTCCAACGGGATCTGGGACAAGTAGAATGGTAAAAAGATGATTTCGTCAGAATAGATGCATTTTTCCATCAGATGATTTAGAGATCGGAGAAAGATCGTGCGCCTTACACCGAGGTCATTTGTTGCCGGGCAACCAGTGCAAGAGCTGCAAGAGACCCACATGAGGTCACTACCCGTGTCAAATTGCAGCGTATACTCTTTGGATGGGCTCCCCAATCTCACATTGGTATAATAGATCCTGCAAGAAATTCAAGCTTTAGATACGACCAGTAACAATGTACGTGCAAGGCAGGTCTTTGATTATTTTTGCTAGTCCACTCAAGCATGGATGGAAGACATCCCTGTCTTTGATATTTGCACATAAAGAAAAATCTGTATAGCGCACTAGTGCTACTCGATTGGATGTCAAACAGCAAACTGGCAACAAGAAACAAAGTGCAAATCGACAGAAACATTTTCATCGAGCAGGTTGTGGTGAAATGGCAGTGACCTACGCTAGGCTAGCCATTCCCAACACTCAACAAGGTGGATTGGATGAATGGCAAAAATTAAGGTGCTCAATGGTTAACACAGACGGTAATGTGCTGATCAAACATCTTCTGTTAACATGGCGAGAATAATGCTGATCAACGAGGACACATCTGGAGTGGAGTACGGTAATGTGCGAAGCATTTCAGGTCGATCGATGGTACTGGGCTAATTAACCAAACAGGAGAGCAGAGCAGCTAACTTACCCGGGCAAGCCCAGCAGGCCGAACTCCACCACGCCGCTTCTCTTGGCGAGGCGAGCCCTGTCTAGCTTCTGGAGATGATCCAGGCCGTTCAGCGGTGCTGCGCGCCTCAGCATCAACGCCGGCGCGGCCGCAGAagtagcagcggcggcggcgccgccgaagGTGGCCAGgagcaccaccgccgccatggcaCCGGCCGCCTCCGCTACTCTCATCTCCATTTACGATCGAAGGAACCGGCTGGTGCAAGGGAAAGTGAACAGCTAGCTTGTGAGCTAGCTTGCTCCAACCCCTTGACATGATACGGGCGCCACACTTCAACTGCCATTTCAGGAAATATTCAACCATCCCGTGCTTTAGTTCACGCACTGTAGCTTTATTGTTTCTTGATGACAGTGCAACACACTGTAGCTATTCTTTCGAAGAAGTAGGAGTGAATTAAGGCTAGAGGAATTAGAGCTTCCGCAGCGTGCCACACCGATAAGCACTGTTAGAAGTTTATTTTCTCCCAATCACAGTGTGCGACGTACAcctttgcctttcttttttccatTTTTTCTGTGCAATAATTTCTTTTTACCTTTTTCTCTTTTCTATCTTTTGACGCTGGCTTATTTTGCAACTTTTTGATCGTTATTTTTCGACAATAGTTACCCTGTGTTACCTACTTTCCGCCTAAGGCAGCCATTTTTTTAaaatatcactagtagaaaaatgggcATCCATCTAAGTCATaaataccggttcccttacgaaccggtactaaatggtgcattagtaccggttgcactgccCAGACCTTTAATACCAGTTCGTAAGGacttttaataccggttcgtgacacgaaccggtactaaagggttcgCGTCAGCTGAAAAacctcacgaaccggtactaaagggtagacctttagtaccggttcgtgtcacgaaccggtactaaaggtttttctgctcccccacgcagctccacacacacacacaccacccccccccccccccccggtggatcgccttttttgacactgtaaaatagaaaagaaaatgatagaaaattcaaaaaataaaatgttttcagattcttgtatgttatgcaacctactattagggaaaattaacaaatttgaattttcattttttttacaaaaaagttttgaaaaatggtaaaaccgcaataacttttgcatacgacgtcgaaaaaaaacatataatatatcaaaaaaatcctgggaaaaagttacatccgatttcaccctggtttacccggttagccaatttttagattctcaaaattccaaatgaaaatatgaaagcaggaagattttagtttttttttctagaaatttagaaatttatatatttttatttttttaaattaaaATATTAATTATAGGATTTTTTTGATTCCTAacatattactattacttttatcaaattataagattttcaagttttcaagttttaggttttgcaaaaaatattaaaaaatttaaaaataatgttaataggattgatatgatactactatcacatacatgcgtgcgaagcacttggaagtggaacgggatggaacttggaagttaagtgtgctagtgcgggagtagtgtgaggatgggtgaccgaccgggaagtttgactacgggtaagtaatttgactagagattaagtgtagttagagactaacggaaatactagtaattctgaaaaaaataaaaaaaagaggcCGTGAAAAAAGggtgtgaaaaataattagaaaaaatggaaaaaaaaattaaacgaaatagggtttaataccggttcgtgttacgaaccggtaccaaaggtctccaGCCCCACAGGTTCCtccgtgcccacgtggaggcacctttagtaccggttcgtaaggaaccggtactaaaggtgggagGCTTTTAGTACCGGAtaattagtaccggttccaaaacc
It includes:
- the LOC127348198 gene encoding aspartic proteinase 36 isoform X1 yields the protein MEMRVAEAAGAMAAVVLLATFGGAAAAATSAAAPALMLRRAAPLNGLDHLQKLDRARLAKRSGVVEFGLLGLPGIYYTNVRLGSPSKEYTLQFDTGSDLMWVSCSSCTGCPATNDLGIPLEFYRPSSSSTTSNISCADDRCIDAVKEGHSVCQTSDSPTNQCGYQVAYGNAATSGYYVSDTMHFDTVMGKGNEQLASSSASVLFGCSTSRSSNLQTDGIMGFGKNAPSVILQLNSQGVSPKAFSHCLTSSQDGGGILVLGAVAEPGIEFSPLVPSQARYNLNMKSIDVNGQKVSINSSLFTTSNTQGTFVDSGTSLSYLADGVYDPVISAIDNAVPQSIRSYFINGHLCYIISSRINVSLFPILTLHFEGGSPMTVDPANYLLLKGGSASPDNESLMCIGFLRSKELEAYRHITILGDLVLRDKIFLYDLEEMRLGWVNYNCSQLNKTTVPVTVPVGSGSSRRRTPSYGSGLTALVVVVISINIIFSWRPDSWWFHRQGY
- the LOC127348198 gene encoding aspartic proteinase 36 isoform X2, whose product is MEMRVAEAAGAMAAVVLLATFGGAAAAATSAAAPALMLRRAAPLNGLDHLQKLDRARLAKRSGVVEFGLLGLPGIYYTNVRLGSPSKEYTLQFDTGSDLMWVSCSSCTGCPATNDLGIPLEFYRPSSSSTTSNISCADDRCIDAVKEGHSVCQTSDSPTNQCGYQVAYGNAATSGYYVSDTMHFDTVMGKGNEQLASSSASVLFGCSTSRSSNLQTDGIMGFGKNAPSVILQLNSQGVSPKAFSHCLTSSQDGGGILVLGAVAEPGIEFSPLVPSQARYNLNMKSIDVNGQKVSINSSLFTTSNTQGTFVDSGTSLSYLADGVYDPVISAIDNAVPQSIRSYFINGHLCYIISSRINVSLFPILTLHFEGGSPMTVDPANYLLLKGGSASPDNESLMCIGFLRSKELEAYRHITILGGSQLNKTTVPVTVPVGSGSSRRRTPSYGSGLTALVVVVISINIIFSWRPDSWWFHRQGY